In Solenopsis invicta isolate M01_SB chromosome 1, UNIL_Sinv_3.0, whole genome shotgun sequence, one genomic interval encodes:
- the LOC105198272 gene encoding probable cytochrome P450 4aa1: MEEMHESLQKNDFFNDLRKTSLLEFMIEYMINKNDPQITKKEIIEECRTFMLAGQASVATSTAITLFYLVRNLKWQKKCIEEINEIFGEDRRSPLKEDLTKMKNLEMCIKESLRLYPTVPLFTRTFGKDVTITYTYKRNNEIRFKCYC; the protein is encoded by the coding sequence ATGGAGGAAATGCACGAATCATTACAAAAAAACGATTTCTTCAATGATTTAAGAAAAACATCTTTACTTGAGTTCATGATCGAGTACATGATCAACAAGAACGATCCGCaaataactaaaaaagaaattattgaagaATGCCGTACTTTTATGTTGGCCGGCCAGGCATCAGTCGCCACGTCCACTGCAATTACTCTCTTTTATTTGGTAAGGAATctaaaatggcaaaaaaaatgtattgaggAAATAAATGAGATTTTTGGTGAGGATAGAAGATCACCACTTAAGGAAGATCTCACCAAGATGAAAAACTTGGAAATGTGCATTAAAGAATCTTTAAGATTATATCCTACAGTACCTTTGTTTACGAGGACATTCGGGAAGGATGTGAccattacatatacatataaaagaaacaatgaAATTAGGTTTAAATGCTATTgctaa